A stretch of DNA from Saccharospirillaceae bacterium:
GGCAAAGACTGCCAACAGGCTGGATCCATGGCGACCTGTTCCACGACAACGCTTTATTTGTTGCCGGCAGCGATCAGGTCGGCGCAATACTCGATCTGTATCACGCCAGTTCCGGTGCATTACTGATGGATCTTGCCATCATCGCTAACGACTGGTGCTGCGATAAACAAGGCAACTGGATCGGCGACAAACAACAGTCTTTGCTCGACGGCTACAGCTCAGTGCGGCCATTGACGGAAGCCGAGCTGGCAGGCTGGAATCAGGCGTTGCGCGCTGGCGCGCTGCGTTGGTGGGTCGGTCGTCTTGCTAATCGTCGTAAGCAACAGCGCTCTGGTGCGAAAATGACTGCGATCAAAGATCCTGGTGAATACCAGGCTAAGCTGGAAAAGCACCGTATCTGACGCGTCAGACATTAATCCGGAAGACACAAAAAAGCCGCGGCAAACTCATCAGTTGTCGCGGCTTTTTTGTATCAGGTACGTATCCGGAGCGAATTAACGACCAGACATAAACTTGATCGCTGCCATCAATTCATCATCGGAGCAATCAGCACAGTTACCCTTAGGTGGCATCGCATTGATCCCTTTGATTGCCAACGCCAGAGACTCATCAATACCTTTCGCCAGACGTTCATCCCACGCCGCTTTGTCGCCGTTTTTCGGCGCGCCCAGAATACCAGCGCCATGACACGCAGTACATGCGCCGTTGTATACTTCTTCACCAGAGCGAGGGCCTGAAGCGACCACTGCAGCGCCGCCACACTCAGCACCAATACACACTTCGCCAACTGGCTTGATGCGTTCACGAATCTTGTCGATCTGAGCCTCGGTGGTAGCGAAGGTTTGCGCCGCTACCAAAGCAGCTGCAGCCATAATCAAAGCTTTCAGTTGTTTCACGGAAGTGTCCTCTCATAAGCCGCTGACGGCCAACACATTTTTTTAATCGTAAGGTTAAAATCGCCGGGCATTATAACGGCATTTTGTAGGGGTTTAAATTCTGATCGGAGAGAAACCACGGATCAGACTCAAAAGATCGGGAATTTGTCGACAAATTCTGTAATTGGATCTGGAGCAAGTGGTCAGCTGTGGTTAAGCTGGGTCGGGCAAGATAGCGAAACCAGTTAACAGGGAAGTGCAGATGAAACGCCGTCAATTACTGAAATTATTGCCCACCGCCAGTGCCATCCTGGCTCTTCAACCCGCCTTAAGCCGGG
This window harbors:
- a CDS encoding c-type cytochrome, with amino-acid sequence MKQLKALIMAAAALVAAQTFATTEAQIDKIRERIKPVGEVCIGAECGGAAVVASGPRSGEEVYNGACTACHGAGILGAPKNGDKAAWDERLAKGIDESLALAIKGINAMPPKGNCADCSDDELMAAIKFMSGR